In Nostoc edaphicum CCNP1411, the sequence ACTGGGGAAGAGGCAGAAGAACAGGAGAAGAATAACAATGCCCAATGCCCAATGCCCAATGCCCAATCCCTAATACAATTAGCAGCAGCCGTAGAAAGCGGTACTCACCACCCTCTAGCAAAAGCGATTCAGCAAGAAGCACAGCGGCAACAGTTATCTATTCCAGAGGCTGTGGATTTTCACACAGAAGCAGGATTAGGGGTGTCTGCTGTGGTGGAGGGTACAGTTGTACTCTTGGGTAACTGGGACTGGTTGAGTTGGCACGGTATTTCAAGTAGTGAAACTGCACAACAGGTAGCACAGGATTTAGCAACAGATGGTAAAACAGTCGTTTGCGTAGCAGTTGCGGGAACTTTAGCCGGATTAATTGCTGTTTCTGATACCCTCAGACCAGATGCCCGTTCTACCGTAGACAAATTACGTCAGATGGGCTTACGGGTAATGTTGCTCAGTGGCGATCGCAAAGAAGTAGCTAGCGCTATAGCCAAACAACTAGGAATAGATAGCGTTGATGTAATAGCAGGTGTCCCCCCAGCCAAAAAAGCGGCGGCAATACAATCTCTCCAGTTAGAAGGGACAAGAGGACAAGGAGACAAGGGGACAAAGAAAGATCCTAACTCTCCACTCCTAACTCCCCACTCAGCACTCAGCACTCAGCACTCAGCACTCCCCACTCCCCACTCAGTAGTCGCAATGGTAGGAGATGGAATCAACGATGCTCCAGCTTTATCCCAAGCAGATGTAGGAATTGCTTTACACTCAGGGACAGATGTGGCGATGGAAACTGCTGAAATTATCCTAATGCGCGATCGCTTAAATGATGTCGTCGAATCTATTCAGCTTAGTCGCGCCACCTTCAACAAAATCCGCCAAAATTTATTCTGGGCTTTTGCATACAATACTGTTGGCATTCCTTTAGCAGCAGGTGTTTTGTTCCCTAGTCTGGGTTTTGTCCTGAACCCATCTGGTGCAGCTGCACTAATGGCTTTTAGCTCTGTCAGCGTCGTCACCAACTCAATATTATTAAGGCGATTAGCTCATCACTCGTAGAATAGTCTTTTACAGGTGAATTTCCAAGCACAAATCTTGGTTATTCCCATATAAAGTTAAACTGAGTCGTATTCAGTTTTTACGCAGCCCAAAAAACTTCTTAAGACACTTACCAAAGCTATCATAGCTACTGGAGTAGAACGGATATGTTCTACTCTTTCAAGGTATCATGCAATTTTAAAGCTTATTTAGACCGGCACCACAGACTTATGGTGCGCGAAAATGACAGGATACGATACTAAAAAATCTTAAATCACAGTTCCACAAATTTGTCAATGGCAGCAGAAACCAATGAAAACCATCTACTGATTATTGAAGACGATCAAGGTCGCAAAGAATTTTCTCTGGAGCAACCCGTCTACTCTATTGGTAGAGATCGCGAATGTAATATCCGTTTGATGTCGCAATTTGTCTCCCGACGCCATGCCACATTAGTGAGATTGCCACGAGATCATAATAGTCATAGCTACTATTACCGGATTGTAGATGGCGATGCTAAAGGTAAGTCTAGTTCTAACGGTTTAATGATTAATGGACGCAAGATACCATCTCACGATCTCAGAAATGAAGACGAGATCGTTTTTGGGCCTCAAGTACGTGCCATTTATTACCTTTTAAGAAACACTCAGCGTTTGGGACAAACGGATTCGAGCGAGTACGATATTACACTAATAAACCCCGGTATGGCCGAGGATTTAGAGGATATAGAAGACTGAATTATAACTACCAATCAAAGTCTGACATTCCCACAACTTCAAGCTGTGGGAGTGTCAATTCAACCACCAAAGCTATCCTGCAAGACTTTCAATCAAATGCCAATGGCGGCTATTTTCAATAGCCTGCTTGATGAATTCAAACATTTGTCGGCAGTAATTATCTAGTTGGAGTGGTAGTTCTTCATTTTTAAGCACAATACTCATCCGGGTTTCTGCTTCAGTAGATTTTGATTTATCAATCAGTACTTCTACTGTTACCAATTTAGGAAAAGGAACATTGCCAGGAACCTCACGAGCGATAATGTAATCGGCCGTATTGTATTGAATATCCAACTGACAGTCCTGTAGAAGTTCTACAAGTAACGGCAACAGATGGTCACTAGGAACAGAAACAATAAATGAACAGGTATAGCGAGCCATAATAGCCCCACGCCTTGCAACACTCCGTCCATCCTATAATACCGAAGTATCTAAACGGAAAGTCATTATAAAAGCAAAGTTTTTGAGTTTTGAGGTTAGGCATTACCAAGATATACAATTTACCTAATTTTATAAATAATCTTAGGCGGCTCATAATCCTGTGATAGAGCGAAAAGTCAGAGCGCTGGTAACCAACGCTCCGTTAGCGAAAAGGATAAAATATATTTTCTTCGTCCTGCCTCCTAACTCCTACCTCTTGCCCTCTGCCTTCTTTGGTAAGCTGAAAGTTTGATCAAAAACTTTACAATAAAGGTTTGGCTGAGGTAGAAAATGAAAGTCGCAATTACTGGAGCAACAGGATTTGTTGGTAGCCGTTTGGTACAACGACTCCACGGAAAAGGTCACAAAATAGTAGTATTAACTCGGAATACCACCTTTGCTCAAAAGGTTTTTCCATCTGAGGCTTTCCCCAATGTAGAAATTGTTGCCTATACACCAAATGCATCTGGTTCTTGGCAAGGTGTCATTGCTAGTTGTGATGGCGTAGTTAATTTGGCAGGAGAACCTATTGGTGAAGGACGCTGGACACCAGAACGGAAACAAGAAATCCTCAATAGTCGGAAGTTTGGTACACAAAAAGTAGTTGAAGCAATAGCCAACGCTAACCCCAAAACGGCAGTCGCTACAACTGGGGGAACTCCCGCAACGCGCTGCCTTCCAACTGTGTTAATTAACGCTTCAGCTATTGGCTACTACGGCACCAGTGAAACGGCAATCTTTGATGAAACAAATCTATCTGGTAACGATTTTCTTGCCCAAGTCTGCCAAGCCTGGGAAGCTGAAGCGAGAAAGGTAAAAGATGCTGGTGTCCGGCTGGTAATTCTACGTTTTGGGATTGTTCTGGGCAATGGTGGTGCTTTAGGTAAAATGATTCCGCCTTTCAAACTCTTCGCTGGTGGGCCTATTGGTAGTGGTCGGCAGTGGTTCTCATGGATTCACGTAGACGATTTAGTTAGCCTGATTCTGGAAGCTTTAACTAAACCGGAAATAGAAGGCGTATATAATGCAACCGCCCCTAAACCAGTTCGGATGGCAGATTTAAGCCAAACTTTGGGACAAGTCATGAATCGCCCTTCTTGGTTGCCTGTTCCTGCTTTTGCGATCGAAGCTCTTTTAGGAGACGGGGCTATAGTAGTTTTAGAAGGTCAGCAAGTCATCCCAAAACGCACGTTAGAAACAGGTTTTGAGTACAAATATCCTAATTTGCAATCCGCATTAACACAAATTCTTAATTAAAAGGGAGTGGGGAGTGGGGATTGGGGATTGGGGATTTAAAAACTTTTCCCTGTTCCCTGTTCCCTATTCCCTATTCTCCAGTACCCAGTCCCTAGTCCCCAGTCTCTTGACTATTGACTAGAGAGAAATTTTCTGGAAACCCAACTGATAATACCGCTGAGAATAGCACCGCCCATGAGGATACCAATTGCTGGGTTAAACACAGGTTGCCACAGTTGATGCCACAAATCCAAACCCAGGTTTATTCCCACAGCATCACCGATCGCTGCGATCGCTAACCAGCCAAAGCCAAACAAAACCAAAAAAACATCTGCGACTAAAACCATGTTTAGCCAATTTAACAATTTATCTTTCATGATTGAA encodes:
- a CDS encoding FHA domain-containing protein, encoding MAAETNENHLLIIEDDQGRKEFSLEQPVYSIGRDRECNIRLMSQFVSRRHATLVRLPRDHNSHSYYYRIVDGDAKGKSSSNGLMINGRKIPSHDLRNEDEIVFGPQVRAIYYLLRNTQRLGQTDSSEYDITLINPGMAEDLEDIED
- a CDS encoding TIGR01777 family oxidoreductase, which encodes MKVAITGATGFVGSRLVQRLHGKGHKIVVLTRNTTFAQKVFPSEAFPNVEIVAYTPNASGSWQGVIASCDGVVNLAGEPIGEGRWTPERKQEILNSRKFGTQKVVEAIANANPKTAVATTGGTPATRCLPTVLINASAIGYYGTSETAIFDETNLSGNDFLAQVCQAWEAEARKVKDAGVRLVILRFGIVLGNGGALGKMIPPFKLFAGGPIGSGRQWFSWIHVDDLVSLILEALTKPEIEGVYNATAPKPVRMADLSQTLGQVMNRPSWLPVPAFAIEALLGDGAIVVLEGQQVIPKRTLETGFEYKYPNLQSALTQILN